In Arthrobacter citreus, a single genomic region encodes these proteins:
- a CDS encoding ADP-ribosylglycohydrolase family protein, with product MISNDYLEKVYAGFLGMNAGIRLGAPVEPTEWTPEIIKDVYGDINGYIKDYKTFSADDDANGPVFFLRALFDDAKDRELTPEDVGRAWLNYTREGIGMFWWGGEGISTEHTAYNNLKKGISAPKSGSSEVNGIVLAEQIGGQIFVDSWGLLFPNNPKKAADYAEIAASVSHDKNGLFGARFIAACIAQAFSAKSIEAIIEAGLKEIPEESTYALVVRAVLDFHEQVPNDFRLCRQYLKDEWGYDKYPGICHIIPNAGVCILSLLYGNGDFARTIEIATMCGWDTDCNAGNVGTILGVFTGIDGIADRYRKPINDFIATSSVSGYLNILDIPTFSKSLALLGYKMANQEPPVELLNSYREEEIYFDFTLPGSTHGFRTDFPFKTFLRHNSEHGYKSKGSLEIFIDRMIKGESSKVFYKPFYRREEFNDEKYKPTFAPQIYSGQSVSLKIYSDKIQGEDFILTPYIRNTYSKETVKLNSIKLTNGEWNRVEFIVPDTDGDLIDEVGFIIESPSELTKRAFGKLYFDEFRIFGKSCYEIDFSKQAIEFLSVTPFSHHRGEWTLENGKMRVNSLTDCASFTGNYYTKDVIMNASILPKKGNSHNLLFRASGVERHYQVGFDGKNQVSLISKDFGIERIHSIPYEWKHDEEYQFELKCKGNEICFSINNEAILLFEHNRFNRGMIGFAMLEQGESIISNFSVKEL from the coding sequence ATGATTTCTAATGATTATTTAGAAAAGGTATATGCTGGATTTTTAGGAATGAACGCTGGAATCCGACTTGGTGCACCGGTTGAACCAACAGAGTGGACACCAGAAATCATTAAAGATGTCTATGGTGATATTAATGGCTATATAAAGGACTACAAAACTTTTTCTGCTGATGATGATGCCAACGGTCCAGTATTTTTCCTTCGTGCATTATTTGATGATGCAAAAGATCGTGAATTAACACCAGAAGATGTAGGTCGAGCTTGGTTAAACTATACACGTGAAGGAATCGGGATGTTTTGGTGGGGCGGTGAAGGCATTAGTACGGAGCATACTGCCTATAATAATTTGAAAAAAGGTATATCTGCGCCAAAATCTGGATCTTCTGAAGTAAACGGAATTGTCCTTGCAGAGCAAATTGGCGGGCAAATATTTGTTGATAGTTGGGGCTTACTGTTTCCTAATAATCCTAAAAAAGCAGCAGATTACGCTGAAATTGCAGCAAGCGTTTCACATGATAAAAATGGATTATTTGGAGCGAGATTTATTGCCGCATGTATCGCTCAAGCATTTTCTGCAAAATCGATTGAAGCAATTATTGAAGCTGGCTTAAAAGAGATTCCAGAAGAATCTACATATGCTCTAGTTGTTAGAGCAGTTCTAGATTTTCATGAGCAAGTGCCAAATGATTTCCGCCTTTGCCGTCAGTATCTTAAGGACGAATGGGGATATGACAAATACCCAGGTATCTGCCATATTATACCAAATGCAGGTGTGTGTATCTTATCGTTACTTTATGGAAATGGCGACTTTGCAAGAACAATTGAGATTGCAACGATGTGTGGATGGGATACTGACTGCAATGCTGGAAATGTTGGAACAATTTTAGGTGTTTTTACCGGAATTGACGGAATAGCTGATCGTTATCGAAAACCGATTAATGATTTTATCGCCACATCAAGTGTTTCTGGCTATTTAAACATTTTAGATATCCCTACATTCTCTAAATCTCTTGCACTATTAGGCTACAAGATGGCAAATCAGGAGCCACCTGTTGAATTATTAAATAGCTATCGAGAAGAAGAAATTTATTTTGATTTCACATTACCAGGATCAACACATGGATTCAGAACTGACTTCCCTTTTAAAACATTCTTAAGACATAATTCTGAGCATGGGTACAAAAGCAAAGGTTCACTTGAAATCTTTATCGATAGAATGATTAAAGGTGAAAGTAGTAAAGTTTTCTATAAACCTTTCTACCGAAGAGAAGAATTTAATGATGAAAAATATAAACCAACGTTTGCACCACAGATTTATAGTGGACAAAGCGTCTCTTTAAAAATCTATTCAGATAAAATTCAAGGTGAAGACTTTATTTTAACACCTTATATTCGAAATACTTATTCTAAAGAGACTGTAAAACTGAATTCTATTAAACTTACAAATGGTGAATGGAACCGGGTTGAATTCATCGTTCCAGATACTGATGGGGATTTAATTGATGAAGTAGGATTTATTATTGAAAGTCCGTCAGAACTAACAAAAAGAGCATTTGGTAAATTATATTTTGATGAATTCAGGATTTTTGGAAAGTCTTGTTATGAAATTGATTTTTCAAAACAAGCAATTGAATTTCTTAGCGTAACTCCATTTTCTCATCATCGAGGTGAGTGGACATTAGAGAACGGAAAAATGAGAGTTAATAGTTTAACAGACTGTGCATCATTCACAGGAAACTATTATACAAAAGATGTAATCATGAATGCATCCATTTTACCGAAGAAAGGTAACTCTCACAATCTACTATTTAGAGCATCTGGAGTAGAGCGCCATTACCAAGTCGGTTTTGATGGAAAAAATCAAGTTTCATTAATTTCGAAAGATTTTGGAATTGAGCGTATACACTCTATTCCATATGAGTGGAAGCATGATGAAGAGTATCAGTTTGAATTGAAATGCAAAGGAAATGAAATCTGCTTTTCTATTAATAATGAAGCAATTCTCTTATTTGAGCATAATCGATTTAATCGAGGAATGATCGGATTTGCAATGTTAGAACAAGGGGAATCGATCATATCTAATTTTTCTGTGAAGGAATTATAA
- a CDS encoding acyclic terpene utilization AtuA family protein yields the protein MSEEIKILSPCGMLGYGFPATSFLNGLKDKIHGIVVDAGSTDAGPHKLGAGVSIVSERALMKDLELIITNGVPRKIPIIIGSAGGAGARPHVESTISIIKKILKEKELSAKVAVIWADFTQEEIIEANRSHKIKPLTKNIPELDEETIKETIQIVAQMGHEPILEALENDSDIIICGRAYDPSPFAAIGIYHQKDPGLAYHLGKILECGALCAEPGTTKDSILGVLKDNSFTVESLNPLRKCTPISVAAHTFYEKEHPYLLHGPGFRLDLSDCEFHDAGNGVVEVSNSRFISEDTTFIKLEGAKKTAYRTFVMAGIRDPILIENIHEIEDRVKEQVFEYYPEIDRNDYKINFLNYGIDAVLGSKEIEPFKGHEIGVLFEVIAKTQELANSICATVRSTFLHFGYEKRKSTAGNLAFPFAPSDVEFGAVYEFSIYHLMEINDNPFQIEYL from the coding sequence ATGTCAGAAGAAATTAAAATCTTGTCCCCATGTGGGATGCTTGGGTATGGATTTCCAGCAACTTCATTTTTAAATGGATTAAAAGATAAAATACATGGAATCGTTGTTGATGCTGGGTCTACGGATGCTGGCCCTCATAAATTAGGTGCAGGTGTTTCGATCGTAAGTGAACGGGCATTAATGAAGGATTTAGAATTAATCATAACAAATGGTGTTCCAAGAAAAATTCCTATTATTATTGGATCTGCTGGTGGAGCGGGAGCGCGACCACATGTAGAATCAACGATTTCAATCATAAAAAAGATATTAAAAGAGAAAGAATTAAGCGCTAAAGTTGCGGTAATTTGGGCTGATTTTACACAAGAGGAAATTATTGAGGCAAATCGTTCTCATAAAATTAAACCTTTAACTAAGAATATCCCTGAACTAGATGAAGAGACGATTAAAGAAACAATTCAAATTGTAGCTCAAATGGGACACGAACCAATTTTAGAAGCATTAGAAAATGATAGTGATATCATCATATGCGGCCGGGCTTATGATCCATCGCCATTTGCAGCGATTGGAATTTATCATCAAAAAGACCCGGGACTAGCTTATCATTTAGGCAAGATTTTAGAATGTGGTGCACTTTGTGCGGAACCTGGAACTACAAAAGATAGTATTTTAGGAGTTTTAAAGGATAATTCCTTCACAGTCGAATCATTAAATCCATTACGGAAATGTACGCCGATTAGTGTGGCAGCTCATACTTTTTATGAGAAAGAACATCCATACTTACTACATGGACCAGGATTTAGACTTGATTTAAGTGATTGTGAGTTTCATGATGCTGGAAATGGCGTTGTAGAAGTTTCGAATAGCCGATTCATTTCTGAAGATACTACATTTATTAAACTCGAAGGTGCAAAAAAGACTGCATATCGGACATTTGTTATGGCAGGCATCAGGGATCCAATTTTAATTGAAAATATCCATGAAATTGAAGATCGGGTAAAGGAACAAGTATTTGAATATTATCCTGAAATTGACCGAAATGATTACAAAATTAACTTTTTAAATTATGGAATTGACGCTGTTCTTGGCTCAAAAGAGATCGAACCATTTAAAGGCCATGAGATTGGTGTGTTATTTGAAGTTATCGCCAAGACTCAAGAACTAGCAAATAGTATATGTGCAACAGTCAGATCAACTTTTCTACACTTTGGTTACGAAAAGCGCAAGTCGACTGCGGGAAATCTAGCATTTCCATTTGCACCAAGTGATGTCGAATTTGGGGCGGTATACGAGTTTTCTATCTATCATTTAATGGAAATTAATGATAATCCGTTTCAAATTGAGTACTTGTAG
- a CDS encoding ADP-ribosylglycohydrolase family protein, with protein MVTFKDRVRGIILSTALGDALGAPIEKLTYEEIKEKYKRVESLNTRWYKEDAPLDVTLGKMRGQGIVTDDTLMTAALINVYLKEKRHLDAYDVGNEFVKEIAFKKTYIPEFGREALIIDRLFYPEKYIFMRHVLANCEPREGGIGNMINCGAAMYIAPIGVVNAGNPKAAYDEAILFAMGHQSSYGLEAAGVLAACVAKAFEENVSIDEIVETAIHYAKDGTKQAIIELTEAARKLRVDQAEMDQVIETFQSILLKFSPMMDDVHRKIEKVGIPSNHYTPSRLFSIEELPMALAFIVLNNGEFYKSIYDGINSGRDTDSIGVMIGVILGAKYGYSVIKQEDIQILESTNKMNLLHLSDTFAEVAKEIILQDLHINEQRKRFF; from the coding sequence ATGGTTACGTTTAAGGATCGTGTAAGAGGTATTATTCTTTCGACAGCCTTAGGTGACGCACTTGGGGCACCGATTGAAAAGCTTACCTATGAAGAAATAAAAGAGAAATATAAACGAGTAGAGTCATTGAATACTAGATGGTATAAAGAAGACGCTCCACTTGATGTAACACTTGGTAAAATGCGTGGACAAGGTATCGTAACAGACGATACCTTGATGACCGCGGCTTTAATTAATGTTTATCTAAAGGAAAAAAGACATCTTGATGCTTATGATGTTGGGAATGAATTCGTGAAAGAAATTGCCTTTAAAAAAACATATATTCCTGAATTTGGTCGTGAAGCATTAATTATTGATCGTTTGTTTTATCCTGAAAAATATATATTTATGCGACATGTTTTGGCTAACTGTGAGCCAAGAGAAGGTGGCATTGGAAATATGATTAATTGTGGAGCAGCCATGTACATTGCTCCAATAGGTGTAGTTAATGCAGGTAATCCAAAAGCAGCTTATGATGAAGCAATCCTTTTTGCTATGGGACATCAAAGTAGTTATGGACTTGAGGCAGCAGGGGTTTTGGCTGCGTGTGTGGCAAAGGCTTTTGAAGAAAATGTAAGCATTGATGAAATTGTTGAGACGGCGATTCATTATGCGAAAGACGGCACAAAACAAGCGATTATTGAATTAACAGAAGCTGCAAGAAAACTACGAGTAGATCAGGCAGAGATGGATCAAGTTATCGAAACATTCCAAAGTATTCTCTTGAAGTTTTCACCAATGATGGATGATGTTCATCGCAAAATAGAAAAGGTCGGAATCCCATCAAATCACTATACACCGAGTAGGTTATTTTCAATTGAAGAACTACCAATGGCATTGGCATTTATTGTTTTAAATAATGGAGAATTCTACAAATCTATTTATGACGGTATTAATTCAGGGCGTGATACTGATTCCATTGGTGTGATGATTGGGGTAATTCTTGGAGCTAAGTATGGTTATAGTGTTATCAAACAAGAAGATATACAAATCTTAGAGTCAACAAACAAGATGAATCTACTTCATTTATCCGATACGTTTGCTGAAGTTGCAAAAGAGATTATATTGCAAGATTTACATATTAATGAACAAAGAAAAAGATTTTTTTGA
- a CDS encoding sugar ABC transporter permease: MKVKTTLSKIKKDWVIYLMLLPAIVYFFIFNVIPLLGMKLAFQDYRIIGDNVWVGLKHFKLLFNSPAFLDVLKNTVIISSMKIIFIFPIPIILSLLINEVRTGPFRKYVQSVIYLPHFLSWVVIAGIWISLLNPTDGGVNVIRHFFHLPSVDFMTSKSHIRWVLVFSEMWRSSGWDSILYLAAIMKISPSLYEAARMDGASSLQQMRYITLPELTSTIVTVFILNLGFFLNAGFDQVFNMINDSVISVVDILDTYVYRIGILNAQYSYATAASLFKGVIGVVLILGTHFISKRISGKGVW, translated from the coding sequence ATGAAGGTGAAGACCACGCTATCGAAAATTAAAAAAGATTGGGTCATCTATTTAATGCTTCTTCCTGCAATTGTTTATTTCTTTATATTTAATGTAATTCCATTGCTAGGGATGAAGCTTGCCTTTCAGGATTATCGGATAATTGGTGACAATGTTTGGGTTGGTCTAAAGCATTTTAAGCTTTTATTCAACTCACCTGCTTTCTTGGATGTATTAAAAAATACTGTCATCATTAGCTCAATGAAGATCATCTTCATTTTTCCGATTCCAATTATATTATCATTGTTAATCAACGAGGTTCGAACTGGGCCTTTTAGAAAGTACGTACAATCTGTCATTTATTTACCGCACTTTCTTTCATGGGTTGTAATTGCTGGTATATGGATTAGTCTTTTAAATCCAACTGATGGAGGCGTGAATGTTATACGTCACTTTTTCCATCTACCATCTGTTGATTTTATGACTAGTAAAAGTCATATTCGCTGGGTATTAGTTTTTTCAGAAATGTGGCGTTCTTCAGGATGGGACTCCATTCTTTACTTAGCAGCAATCATGAAAATAAGTCCATCACTATATGAAGCTGCTCGTATGGACGGGGCGTCTAGTTTACAACAAATGAGATATATCACTCTACCGGAACTTACAAGTACGATCGTAACGGTGTTTATCTTAAATTTAGGATTCTTTTTGAACGCTGGTTTCGATCAAGTGTTTAACATGATAAATGATTCCGTAATTAGTGTCGTTGATATTCTAGATACATATGTTTATAGAATTGGTATTTTAAATGCTCAATACTCTTATGCAACAGCGGCTAGTTTATTTAAGGGTGTTATTGGAGTAGTTTTAATTCTCGGAACACATTTTATCTCAAAAAGGATTTCAGGTAAGGGTGTTTGGTAA
- a CDS encoding ribokinase produces MRKIAVVGSINMDYFVEAEKLPEIGETLLGNQFFLSVGGKGANQAVAASRLGAEVALFGSVGKDEISEIFIENMKNETLDIKNLNLVEGSHTGVAFIEICNSENRILVVPGANDFTDVSYINRVLDGLLTYDVVLFQMETPIELMEYLIPILHEKGKIIIVNPAPAHKIKAHLFDKITYLTPNEHEYEIVFDCKLPMEELLINYPNQLIITCGTDGVVYYDGQEIVRVPAIKVEPVDTTGAGDSFSGAFAVAVSEEKNLYDSIRFGTIVAGLSVTKKGAQTGMPYRSEVDLLWKEELKHEGEDHAIEN; encoded by the coding sequence GTGAGGAAGATTGCAGTTGTAGGTAGTATTAATATGGACTATTTTGTTGAAGCAGAAAAATTACCCGAAATAGGTGAAACGCTATTAGGGAATCAATTCTTTTTATCTGTAGGAGGTAAAGGTGCTAACCAGGCTGTAGCCGCTTCCCGATTAGGTGCTGAAGTAGCTTTATTTGGCTCAGTTGGTAAAGATGAGATTAGTGAAATCTTTATCGAAAATATGAAAAACGAAACGTTAGATATAAAAAATTTAAATCTAGTTGAAGGAAGCCATACTGGTGTAGCATTTATAGAAATTTGTAATAGCGAGAATCGAATTCTAGTTGTACCTGGGGCTAATGATTTTACAGATGTTAGCTATATTAATAGAGTTTTAGACGGATTGCTTACGTATGATGTTGTTTTATTCCAAATGGAAACGCCAATCGAGTTAATGGAGTATTTAATCCCTATTCTACATGAAAAAGGCAAAATAATAATCGTTAACCCGGCCCCTGCGCATAAAATTAAGGCACATCTATTTGATAAGATCACCTATTTAACACCAAATGAACACGAGTATGAAATCGTTTTTGATTGTAAGCTTCCAATGGAAGAGTTACTGATAAACTATCCAAACCAATTAATTATTACATGTGGTACGGATGGTGTTGTTTATTATGATGGACAAGAAATTGTTCGTGTGCCAGCTATAAAAGTAGAACCTGTTGATACAACTGGTGCAGGCGATTCATTTTCCGGAGCGTTTGCAGTAGCAGTTTCAGAGGAGAAAAATCTTTATGACAGTATTCGATTCGGAACGATTGTAGCTGGATTATCTGTTACAAAAAAAGGTGCTCAAACCGGTATGCCATATCGAAGTGAAGTAGACCTTTTATGGAAAGAGGAGTTGAAACATGAAGGTGAAGACCACGCTATCGAAAATTAA
- a CDS encoding extracellular solute-binding protein, with protein MKKLLMLIFSALLVFTTAACSNDKETNANDKTADGKTIIRVVAKDDSPSNPASIKYYNELEKALKRDENINVKFKLVEVPQGDYAEKLNLLLTGGDIPDLIYFQGGDQPISQQNLLEKLTPYIDQSKNIKNMLQPYDEKRLNNYPYLLWIKPLDQKTPVIRKDWFDKMTSAQALMANPTTDNYYAFLKELVTKHPGGGKKPAYGLTAAGDIAELDSIFKMAFGINQTWLKNSDGTYVYSKVSNNEKELLAYYSKLYKDGILDPQYLTKQWDTKEKAFYDGDAAIITGTNGKVIDLYNSKMTQVNGKQAELEVLPAAKGIYQGFGGTDVTKESRGYAISSQSKHKDLVFKVLDYLASPKGQMLDRLGYENEEYKIDNGQIALTDKYYSEWFARYWEPTDFKTEQPLKTPLLSEPALKSQEMVQQAYSEDNSFILPEKFIANWDAMENLYKEYASDIITGKRPVSDFDKFVKEWKKAGGDELTKYANDKIK; from the coding sequence ATGAAGAAATTACTTATGTTAATTTTTAGTGCACTACTAGTATTTACAACTGCTGCTTGTTCAAACGACAAAGAAACGAATGCAAATGATAAAACAGCGGATGGGAAGACAATTATTCGAGTAGTTGCAAAAGATGATTCTCCATCTAATCCTGCATCAATAAAGTATTACAATGAATTAGAAAAAGCTTTAAAAAGAGATGAAAATATAAATGTGAAATTTAAACTAGTAGAAGTACCACAAGGAGATTATGCTGAAAAATTAAATCTATTATTAACTGGTGGAGATATTCCTGATTTAATTTACTTCCAAGGTGGAGACCAACCGATTTCACAACAAAATTTATTAGAAAAACTAACACCATATATTGATCAGTCGAAGAATATTAAAAACATGCTTCAACCGTATGACGAAAAAAGATTAAACAACTATCCTTACTTGTTATGGATTAAACCACTTGACCAAAAGACTCCAGTCATTAGAAAAGACTGGTTTGATAAAATGACTAGCGCACAAGCATTAATGGCAAATCCTACAACGGATAATTATTATGCGTTCTTAAAAGAATTAGTTACGAAGCACCCAGGTGGTGGCAAAAAACCAGCTTACGGACTTACGGCTGCAGGCGATATTGCAGAACTAGATTCTATTTTTAAAATGGCATTTGGGATCAATCAAACTTGGTTAAAGAATAGTGATGGAACATATGTTTATTCGAAAGTATCAAATAATGAAAAAGAATTGCTAGCTTACTATAGCAAACTTTATAAAGATGGCATTCTTGATCCGCAATATTTAACAAAACAATGGGATACAAAAGAGAAAGCATTCTATGATGGCGATGCTGCAATCATTACTGGAACAAATGGTAAAGTAATCGATTTATACAACAGTAAAATGACTCAAGTGAATGGCAAACAAGCTGAATTAGAAGTTTTACCAGCTGCAAAAGGAATTTACCAAGGCTTTGGTGGAACAGATGTAACAAAAGAGTCACGTGGATATGCTATTTCTTCTCAATCAAAACATAAAGATTTAGTTTTCAAAGTATTGGATTACTTAGCAAGTCCAAAGGGCCAAATGCTTGATCGTCTAGGTTATGAAAATGAAGAATATAAGATTGATAACGGACAAATTGCATTAACTGATAAATATTATAGTGAGTGGTTTGCTAGATATTGGGAGCCAACAGATTTTAAAACGGAACAGCCATTAAAAACACCATTGTTAAGTGAGCCTGCTTTGAAATCTCAAGAAATGGTTCAACAAGCTTATTCTGAAGATAATAGCTTTATTTTACCAGAGAAATTCATTGCTAATTGGGATGCAATGGAAAACCTTTATAAAGAATACGCATCTGATATTATCACAGGAAAGCGCCCTGTAAGTGACTTTGACAAGTTTGTAAAAGAATGGAAAAAAGCTGGTGGAGATGAGCTTACTAAATATGCAAATGACAAAATAAAGTAA
- a CDS encoding ADP-ribosylglycohydrolase family protein translates to MNRKEIYDKVYGCLIGLSVGDALGAPTEGMTLEGIREKYKWVDGFISDDPVGTDDTEYSMLTSLILLKYGENLTYQDMTNEWSQYLLDQNGGFKGGGFSEVDAIFNLRKGLVAPYSGMDNHEMWSDGVAMRIAPVGVYFAGDPEKAAKIAEIEARISHDRDGVYCGMAIAASVAYAMTGDSYEKVIQTGLDVLPKDSWSYRKIDEAVNIGMKYSNVQEAMEELYNKVSIFYYPWADVAPEATALAYGVFAASKGDYIQAVLGGTNIGRDSDTIASMNGALSGALNGSSVIPEDWKSRINVIKGVCVKKTRGIDIRDLSERFTDVIVGRGL, encoded by the coding sequence ATGAATCGGAAAGAAATCTACGATAAAGTATACGGATGTCTAATTGGTCTTTCAGTTGGCGATGCACTTGGTGCGCCAACTGAGGGAATGACACTAGAAGGAATAAGGGAGAAATACAAATGGGTGGATGGTTTTATTTCAGACGATCCTGTTGGGACAGATGATACGGAATACTCGATGTTAACTTCTCTAATCTTACTTAAATATGGTGAAAATTTAACTTATCAAGATATGACAAATGAATGGAGCCAATACTTATTAGACCAAAATGGTGGATTTAAAGGTGGAGGTTTTAGCGAAGTTGATGCTATTTTTAATTTAAGAAAAGGACTTGTTGCTCCTTATTCAGGTATGGATAATCATGAAATGTGGAGTGATGGTGTAGCCATGCGAATAGCTCCAGTAGGTGTTTATTTTGCTGGTGACCCAGAAAAAGCTGCAAAAATAGCAGAAATTGAGGCAAGAATTAGTCATGACAGAGACGGTGTCTATTGTGGAATGGCGATTGCTGCTAGTGTTGCTTATGCTATGACAGGTGATTCCTATGAAAAGGTAATTCAGACTGGCCTAGACGTATTACCAAAAGATTCATGGTCTTATCGAAAAATAGATGAAGCAGTAAATATTGGGATGAAATATTCTAATGTACAAGAGGCAATGGAAGAGCTCTATAATAAAGTTTCAATTTTCTATTATCCTTGGGCAGACGTTGCGCCTGAGGCTACGGCTTTAGCATATGGTGTATTTGCTGCATCAAAGGGAGATTACATACAAGCAGTTTTAGGTGGAACAAATATTGGCAGAGATTCAGATACGATTGCCTCAATGAATGGTGCATTATCAGGGGCATTAAACGGTTCAAGCGTTATTCCGGAGGATTGGAAAAGTAGAATTAATGTGATTAAGGGAGTATGTGTTAAGAAAACAAGAGGAATTGATATACGTGATTTAAGTGAGAGGTTCACAGATGTTATTGTTGGGAGGGGTTTATAA
- a CDS encoding carbohydrate ABC transporter permease, translating to MKKVNWIKVAIYLVLILISLSILIPILNLLAMSLSDPLKVHKLKGLSILPEGFSLINYKILLSNPLILRSIFNTFLITIIGTALNLFLTAMAAYVLARTNFVGKKVIMVFLIILMVFEPGLIPEFLLIKNLGLLNTYSSLILYKAINVFYLFILMRFFEDVPDSILEAARIDGAGHFRIFTKIMLPLSKPALATLGLFYGVYHWNEYFRATIYITDPHKWPLQVVLRQFVVMRDNTSMLGSLTGGSYKQIANLDFSSLQAGTIIISMIPLLILYPLILKYYAKGALEGGVKD from the coding sequence TTGAAGAAAGTTAATTGGATAAAAGTAGCCATCTATCTAGTTTTAATTTTAATATCTTTATCGATATTAATACCGATCTTGAACTTACTGGCAATGTCTCTTTCTGACCCTTTAAAAGTTCATAAATTAAAAGGGTTAAGTATTTTGCCAGAAGGATTTTCTTTAATTAATTATAAAATATTGCTTTCAAATCCACTTATTTTACGAAGTATTTTTAACACATTTTTAATAACGATTATCGGAACTGCACTAAATCTATTTTTAACTGCAATGGCTGCCTATGTGCTAGCTAGAACGAACTTTGTAGGGAAAAAAGTTATAATGGTTTTTCTTATTATTTTAATGGTTTTTGAACCGGGATTGATTCCAGAATTTTTATTAATTAAAAATTTAGGATTACTTAATACTTACTCATCTTTAATTCTATACAAGGCAATCAATGTGTTCTACTTATTTATTTTAATGAGATTCTTTGAAGATGTACCAGACAGTATTTTAGAGGCTGCTAGAATTGATGGAGCAGGGCATTTCAGAATTTTTACGAAAATCATGCTACCTCTATCAAAGCCAGCACTTGCAACTCTTGGATTATTCTATGGAGTTTATCACTGGAATGAATATTTCAGAGCTACTATTTATATTACCGATCCACATAAATGGCCATTACAAGTTGTGCTTCGACAATTTGTAGTGATGAGGGATAATACTTCAATGCTAGGGAGTTTGACTGGTGGGTCATATAAACAAATTGCTAATCTAGATTTTTCTTCTCTACAAGCCGGAACAATCATCATTTCAATGATTCCTTTATTAATACTGTACCCACTAATCTTAAAATATTATGCAAAGGGTGCGCTTGAAGGTGGAGTAAAAGACTAA
- a CDS encoding DUF4387 domain-containing protein has protein sequence MVTLFDLAKVLRSKNSGPFEVTLDILFDSERVYQLVKNSGKITKQAICHLYNLREEQVHHLVFFDQALGIKITIEREVSSGSVGDRDVYGAQQHAPLMKITFDEAEMTSEEDCSCR, from the coding sequence ATGGTTACATTATTTGATTTAGCAAAAGTACTTAGAAGTAAAAATTCAGGTCCTTTTGAAGTCACATTGGACATTTTATTTGATTCAGAACGAGTTTATCAACTAGTTAAAAACTCAGGCAAGATTACAAAACAGGCAATTTGTCATTTATATAATTTACGTGAAGAACAGGTTCACCATCTTGTTTTCTTTGACCAAGCATTGGGAATCAAAATTACGATTGAAAGAGAAGTCTCTTCAGGAAGTGTAGGAGACAGAGATGTATATGGTGCGCAACAACATGCACCGCTAATGAAGATTACTTTTGATGAGGCGGAGATGACTAGTGAGGAAGATTGCAGTTGTAGGTAG